Proteins encoded within one genomic window of Episyrphus balteatus chromosome 1, idEpiBalt1.1, whole genome shotgun sequence:
- the LOC129906810 gene encoding uncharacterized protein LOC129906810 isoform X2, which produces MNLQYHFLVIIAILSHFCCESIIFGSNLDGLYIFKSQKMPESNVETVESDVNNQQLSEQPKSIGATAERNQEDYANRQTNLSGTGPINRHVSFVLGLVPTLDNFQDDQVIDFQLGVIELMKKIKNSPTASEEPKAKIGIR; this is translated from the exons ATGAATCTTCAATATCATTTTCTAGTTATTATTGCTATTCTCAGTCATTTTTGTTGTGAAAGTATAATTTTCGGATCAAATTTGGATGGACTTT ATATATTTAAAAGCCAAAAAATGCCCGAAAGTAATGTTGAAACTGTCGAATCTGATGTTAACAACCAACAATTATCTGAACAGCCAAAATCAATTGGAGCAACTGCAGAAAGAAACCAAGAAGATTATGCTAATAGACAGACAAACTTGTCTGGAACTGGTCCCATTAACAGACATGTATCATTTGTCCTTGGTTTAGTTCCAACACTGGACAATTTTCAGGACGATCAAGTTATAGATTTTCAACTCGGGGTTATTgagcttatgaaaaaaatcaagaattCTCCAACAGCTTCAGAAGAACCAAAGGCGAAAATAGGAATACGATAA
- the LOC129906810 gene encoding uncharacterized protein LOC129906810 isoform X1 translates to MNLQYHFLVIIAILSHFCCESIIFGSNLDGLYTISDIFKSQKMPESNVETVESDVNNQQLSEQPKSIGATAERNQEDYANRQTNLSGTGPINRHVSFVLGLVPTLDNFQDDQVIDFQLGVIELMKKIKNSPTASEEPKAKIGIR, encoded by the exons ATGAATCTTCAATATCATTTTCTAGTTATTATTGCTATTCTCAGTCATTTTTGTTGTGAAAGTATAATTTTCGGATCAAATTTGGATGGACTTT ACACTATTTCAGATATATTTAAAAGCCAAAAAATGCCCGAAAGTAATGTTGAAACTGTCGAATCTGATGTTAACAACCAACAATTATCTGAACAGCCAAAATCAATTGGAGCAACTGCAGAAAGAAACCAAGAAGATTATGCTAATAGACAGACAAACTTGTCTGGAACTGGTCCCATTAACAGACATGTATCATTTGTCCTTGGTTTAGTTCCAACACTGGACAATTTTCAGGACGATCAAGTTATAGATTTTCAACTCGGGGTTATTgagcttatgaaaaaaatcaagaattCTCCAACAGCTTCAGAAGAACCAAAGGCGAAAATAGGAATACGATAA
- the LOC129906071 gene encoding uncharacterized protein LOC129906071: MNLKYHFLVIIAMLNNFCCASEFNLETCTVHHLHDREYGYKDFFEVSSLKKNWLKANERLHLQFYVMTTMEAHILLSEDKNPKWENGSSARGYEIVLGGIRNSLSWINVGNSTIRVPVKVNSPKILSAFEPIPVEIIQTNDGEIIVNIIGYAEPLLKYWDVTSTPVNIKFFSFGTYKKESAKWFYNCLSDGHSNIESQTKLIGERNQEDYANRQTNLSGTGPTNRHVSFFLGLVPTLDNFKDDQVIDFQSEVIELVKKIKNPARTKTTTTTTTTEKPRYKIDVRMGYTEKKGSP; the protein is encoded by the exons ATGAATCTCAAATATCATTTTCTAGTTATTATTGCTATGctcaataatttttgttgtgCAAGTGAATTTAATTTGGAAACCTGTACTGTCCACCATTTACATGATAGAGAATATGGTTACAAGGATTTCTTCGAAGTtagttctttgaaaaaaaattggttaaaagcAAACGAAAGATTACATTTGCAATTCTACGTAATGACTACAATGGAGGCTCACATATTGCtttcagaagataaaaatcCCAAATGGGAAAATGGAAGTTCTGCTCGTGGTTATGAAATCG TTCTTGGTGGTATTCGCAATTCACTTTCTTGGATAAATGTTGGTAACTCTACAATACGTGTACCAGTCAAAGTTAATTCTCCCAAGATCTTATCGGCTTTTGAACCAATACCAGTTGAAATAATTCAAACCAATg ACGGTGAAATAATTGTTAATATAATCGGCTATGCAGAACCCCTTTTGAAATATTGGGATGTGACTTCCACTCctgtaaatattaaattttttagctttgGTACTTATAAAAAAGAGTCAGCTAAATGGTTCTACAATTGTCTATCCGATGGACATT CGAATATTGAAagccaaacaaaattaattggaGAAAGAAACCAAGAAGATTATGCTAATAGACAGACAAACTTATCTGGAACTGGTCCCACTAACAGACATGTATCATTTTTCCTTGGTTTGGTGCCAACACTGGACAATTTTAAGGACGATCAAGTTATAGACTTTCAAAGCGAGGTTATTGagcttgtaaaaaaaatcaagaatcctgcaagaacaaaaacaacaacaacaacaacaacaactgaaaAACCGAGGTATAAGATAGATGTACGGATgggatacacggagaaaaaagggtcaccttaa